The Brassica napus cultivar Da-Ae unplaced genomic scaffold, Da-Ae ScsIHWf_18;HRSCAF=40, whole genome shotgun sequence genome has a window encoding:
- the LOC125599567 gene encoding vesicle-associated protein 2-1-like, producing MSGVGENQLISIVPDELKFLFELEKQSYCDLKVANKTEDYVAFKVKTTSPKKYFVRPNTGVIQPWDSCIIRVTLQAQREYPPDMQCKDKFLLQSTIVPPHTDVDDLPQDTFTKDSGKTLTECKLKVSYISPSTTQRSSESGATNGDGNGSETISTIQRLKEERDAAVKQTQQLQHELEMAKRRRNQSNSGLSLKLAALVGLIGLIIGFILKLTLASPT from the exons ATGTCTGGCGTTGGCGAGAACCAGCTCATCTCCATTGTACCTGATGAACTCAAATTCCTTT TTGAACTTGAGAAACAGAGCTACTGTGATCTCAAAGTTGCCAACAAAACTGAGGACTATGTTGCTTTCAAG GTGAAAACAACATCTCCTAAAAAGTATTTTGTAAGACCCAACACTGGTGTCATTCAGCCTTGGGACTCCTGCATCATTAGAG TTACTCTACAAGCGCAAAGGGAGTATCCTCCAGATATGCAGTGCAAAGACAAGTTTCTCCTTCAAAGTACCATTGTACCTCCACACACTGATGTTGATGACCTTCCACAAGACACT TTCACCAAGGACAGTGGGAAAACATTAACAGAGTGTAAGCTCAAGGTTTCGTATATCTCCCCGTCTACAACCCAAAGATCCTCTGAATCTGGAGCAACCAATGGTGATGGAAACGGCTCTGAAACCATCTCT ACTATACAGCGGCTGAAGGAAGAGCGAGATGCAGCTGTTAAGCAAACACAACAGCTGCAGCATGAATTG GAGATGGCCAAGAGACGAAGAAACCAGAGTAACAGCGGGTTATCCTTGAAGTTGGCAGCTTTGGTTGGACTCATCGGACTCATCATCGGTTTCATCCTAAAACTCACCTTAGCTTCTCCCACATAA
- the LOC125599561 gene encoding uncharacterized protein LOC125599561 yields the protein MVDRNGWHFTNNGKFTVKSGYQVERIYPDRDRLPLLIGPSVDALKAFCWKIRCPPKIKHFLWQLISGCVAVKKNLQARGMHGDICCARCGAEEESINHVFFECPPAIQVWALSKIPTNQATFPTGSIFTNMDHLFWRVVPLMENHQFAWILWYIWKGRNNKVFSNLDIDPRETLKLAETESTLWADAQLLKDQKRGTETQVTPLPSIPGRWCFIDGSWKEGDRYSGQGWFSTLAGFEGLMGARNVRASLSPLHAEVEALLWTMEYIKNLKESFTRSEIVHVPRMQNTNADSLARSVRKQPSFVIHMDQCLPGWFTESI from the exons ATGGTggataggaatggatggcaCTTCACGAATAATGGTAAATTCAcagttaaatcaggatatcaagtGGAGAGGATCTATCCGGATAGGGATCGATTACCGCTATTAATTGGTCCTTCTGTTGATGCTCTAAAGGCTTTttgctggaaaatacggtgtccaccaaaaatcaaacattttctgTGGCAATTGATTTCAGGATGTGTAGCAGTAAAGAAGAATTTGCAGGCCCGAGGGATGCATGGGGATATATGctgtgcaagatgtggagcggAAGAGGAATCGattaatcatgttttctttgaGTGTCCTCCGGCTATTCAGGTGTGGGCCCTGTCAAAGATTCCAACAAATCAAGCTACTTTCCCGACAGGTtctatatttacaaatatggatcaCCTATTCTGGAGAGTCGTTCCACTGATGGAGAATCATCAATTTGCTTGGATactttggtacatttggaaaggaaGGAATAATAAGGTTTTTAGTAACTTGGATATAGATCCGAGGGAAACTCTTAAATTGGCTGAGACGGAATCGACACTCTGGGCTGATGCACAGTTACTAAAAGATCAGAAGAGGGGGACAGAGACTCAGGTTACACCTCTCCCGTCAATTCCCGGTAGGTGGTGCTTTATAGATGGATCGTGGAAAGAGGGAGATAGGTACTCTGGCCAGGGCTGGTTCAGTACTCTAGCTGGTTTTGAAGGTCTGATgggagcaaggaatgtaagAGCTTCCCTCTCGCCTCTACATGCAGAGGTCGAAGCCTTACTATggacaatggaat atattaagaACTTGAAGGAGAGTTTTACACGATCAGAGATTGTACATGTACCAAGGATGCAAAATACAAatgcggatagtctagcacgcagtgtgaGAAAACAGCCGTCTTTCGTCATCCACATGGATCAATGTCTCCCAGggtggtttacagagtctatatga
- the LOC125599568 gene encoding YDG domain-containing protein At5g47150-like, which translates to MNPSQKRPVVYAGDVVVDHAAANSEPVGVSLGEDHVPTPREKVHEVLRVFKEVFTQLDREKQARRGGDLYEATSRIDLKTQVFLEKEGKHVNTPNRIGQVPGIEVGDEFQYKAELRVIGLHFRTMSGIDYVEVEGVKLATSIVSSERYDFDDKFDADVVIYTGEGGNVINKEKNAEDQKMIKGNLALANSMRHKREVRVIRGDERWDGKGKRYVYVGLYLVDKYWLEKGASGKSVYKFKLCRIPGQPPLT; encoded by the coding sequence ATGAATCCTTCTCAGAAGCGACCAGTTGTCTATGCAGGTGATGTTGTTGTTGATCATGCTGCTGCAAATTCAGAACCTGTTGGAGTTTCTCTCGGAGAAGATCATGTTCCTACACCTCGTGAGAAAGTGCATGAGGTCTTGCGTGTTTTCAAAGAAGTGTTCACACAGTTGGATCGAGAGAAACAAGCTAGGCGCGGTGGAGATTTATACGAGGCGACATCTCGAATAGACCTCAAAACACAAGTTTTCTTAGAGAAAGAAGGCAAACATGTGAACACACCAAACAGAATTGGACAAGTTCCTGGAATCGAAGTTGGGGATGAGTTCCAGTACAAGGCTGAGCTTCGTGTCATCGGGCTTCATTTCAGGACCATGTCCGGGATCGACTATGTGGAAGTTGAAGGTGTGAAGTTGGCGACAAgcatcgtttcgtcggaaagaTATGATTTTGATGATAAGTTTGATGCTGATGTTGTGATATATACTGGTGAAGGAGGAAACGTGATTAACAAGGAAAAGAATGCTGAAGATCAGAAGATGATAAAGGGCAATTTAGCATTAGCTAACAGCATGAGGCATAAGAGGGAAGTGAGAGTGATACGTGGAGACGAGAGATGGGATGGTAAAGGGAAGCGTTATGTGTATGTTGGATTGTATTTAGTTGATAAGTACTGGTTGGAGAAAGGAGCTAGTGGTAAGAGTGTGTACAAGTTTAAGCTTTGTAGAATTCCTGGTCAACCTCCGCTAACTTGA
- the LOC125599569 gene encoding YDG domain-containing protein At5g47150-like, which produces MNGSRKRSIVYAIRDYPLGCGTHPQRSIKIPRTSDVKQQDPAGFKIPVRDCDVAAPTYKRTCLKQEPAFRNPLHDRVLAAPRFKGACSKQEAAFRSSDQHVLAAAPKPQGACLKQDPELKNSVRDYTVAAPSPKGTCLKQEPAFRNSHHAPVVAAPRFKEASSKQEPAFRSSDQHGLTPREQVLEVLRLFKDVFRQLDRDKQARLLGGDLFDATARIDIRTLDVLEKMGKQVNTEKRIGVVPGVNVGDEFQYKTELRLVGLHFKTMCGIDYMNVGDVKLATSIVSSEGYGYSDKFGAGVVVYTGEGGNVVSKEKKTEDQRLVKGNLALANSMRKRSLVRVIRGEERLDKKGKRYVYDGLYLVDKYWLEKEVRGTTVYKFKLCKVPGQPPLC; this is translated from the coding sequence ATGAATGGTTCACGTAAGCGATCAATCGTCTACGCCATTCGAGATTACCCACTTGGCTGTGGAACTCACCCTCAGAGATCCATCAAGATTCCAAGAACTAGTGATGTCAAGCAACAAGACCCTGCAGGGTTTAAAATCCCTGTTCGTGATTGCGATGTTGCAGCTCCTACATATAAGAGAACCTGTTTGAAACAAGAGCCAGCCTTTAGAAACCCTCTCCATGATCGTGTTCTTGCGGCTCCAAGGTTTAAAGGAGCTTGCTCCAAACAAGAAGCAGCTTTTAGAAGCTCTGATCAACATGTTCTTGCTGCAGCTCCAAAACCGCAAGGAGCTTGTCTCAAACAAGACCCAGAGCTTAAAAACTCTGTTCGTGATTACACTGTTGCAGCTCCTTCGCCTAAGGGAACATGTCTCAAACAAGAGCCAGCCTTTAGAAACTCTCACCATGCTCCTGTTGTTGCAGCTCCAAGGTTTAAAGAAGCTTCTTCTAAACAAGAACCAGCGTTTAGAAGCTCTGATCAACACGGTCTCACTCCTCGTGAGCAAGTGCTTGAGGTCCTGCGTCTTTTCAAAGATGTGTTCAGACAGTTGGACCGAGATAAACAAGCGAGGCTCCTCGGCGGAGACTTATTCGACGCTACAGCTAGAATAGACATCCGAACGCTAGATGTGTTAGAGAAAATGGGGAAACAAGTCAACACAGAGAAGAGAATCGGAGTGGTTCCTGGAGTCAACGTTGGAGACGAGTTTCAGTACAAAACCGAACTCCGTCTTGTCGGGCTTCATTTCAAGACCATGTGCGGGATCGATTACATGAATGTCGGAGATGTTAAGCTTGCAACAAGCATCGTTTCCTCGGAAGGGTATGGTTACAGCGATAAGTTTGGTGCAGGTGTTGTGGTTTATACAGGTGAAGGAGGTAACGTGGTGAGCAAGGAAAAGAAAACTGAAGATCAGAGATTGGTTAAAGGGAACTTGGCTTTGGCTAATAGTATGAGGAAGAGGAGTTTAGTGAGAGTGATACGTGGTGAAGAGAGGCTGGATAAGAAAGGGAAGCGGTATGTGTATGATGGATTGTATTTGGTTGATAAGTACTGGTTAGAGAAGGAGGTTAGAGGTACTACTGTTTACAAGTTTAAGCTTTGTAAAGTCCCTGGTCAACCTCCTCTCTGTTGA
- the LOC106400640 gene encoding GATA transcription factor 27-like isoform X2 translates to MGKQGPCYHCGVTSTPLWRNGPPEKPVLCNACGSRWRTKGSLVNYTPLHARAEGDEVEIEDRRGGQKMMMINGMSMNRKRKPYQESFTFKRTSLEFSNGFKKRVLEEEASNNRSSSGSVVSNSESCDQSNAWETSFAACRKRTCVGRPKAASSSVEKLTKDLFSILQEQQSSCCVSGTSEEELLFENESPMVIGHGSVLLRDPREDSEASSLLVESSKSSSIHSHNFGAKAIKQEQLKRTKSQVLGRHSLPLCNIDLKYVFNFDEFKEKFTKEEQQTLMKLLPQVDLPDSLLSMFESSQFKENFSLFQQLVADGVFGTSTSSSGSKLEEFKTLAKLALSDPDKSHLLESYQMLKRKGIEDSSRVSNQTPSDNHSLVTIERPCESLNQNFSETRVVMKSPKEVMKIRSKHIETKEIIENSVSSLNHMSYGGSMVCGGYEDNDNSYQDLLLDVPSNGSFPQAELLHMI, encoded by the exons ATGGGGAAGCAAGGGCCTTGCTATCACTGTGGAGTTACAA GCACACCTCTCTGGCGAAACGGGCCACCGGAGAAGCCGGTACTGTGCAATGCGTGTGGCTCCAGATGGAGAACGAAGGGATCACTAGTTAACTACACGCCACTTCATGCTCGTGCTGAAGGTGATGAGGTTGAGATTGAAGATCGAAGAGGTGGtcaaaagatgatgatgattaatGGAATGTCTATGAACAGAAAGAGGAAACCATACCAAGAAAGCTTCACATTTAAGAGAACCAGCTTGGAGTTCAGTAACGGTTTCAAGAAGAGGGTTTTAGAGGAAGAAGCTAGCAACAATAGGTCGAGTTCAGGGTCTGTtgtatcgaactcggagagcTGTGATCAGTCCAACGCGTGGGAAACGAGTTTTGCTGCTTGTAGGAAGAGGACGTGTGTGGGGCGTCCGaaggctgcttcttcttctgttgAGAAGCTCACAAAGGATCTCTTTAGTATTCTACAGGAACAGCAGTCTTCTTGTTGTGTCTCTGGTACTTCGGAGGAAGAGTTGCTGTTTGAGAATGAGTCACCGATGGTGATAGGACATGGGAGTGTTCTTTTGAGAGATCCTCGTGAGGACTCTGAGGCTAGCTCGCTCTTGGTTGAGAGCAGCAAGTCCTCATCAATACATTCTCATAACTTTGGTGCAAAAGCTATAAAGCAGGAGCAACTCAAGAG GACCAAATCTCAAGTCTTGGGGAGACATAGTTTACCACTCTGTAACATAGATTTGAAG TATGTTTTCAACTTTGATGAGTTCAAAGAAAAATTCACAAAGGAAGAGCAACAAACACTGATGAAACTACTTCCTCAAGTTGATCTTCCTGATAG CCTCTTGAGCATGTTTGAGAGTTCTCAGTTCAAAGAAAACTTCTCCTTGTTTCAGCAACTAGTCGCAGATGGTGTCTTTGGAACATCAACTTCTTCCTCTGGATCAAAACTTGAAGAGTTTAAGACACTTGCAAAGCTTGCTTTATCCGATCCTGACAAATCCCATTTGTTGGAAAGCTATCAGATGCTCAAG AGAAAAGGGATTGAAGACTCATCAAGGGTCTCAAACCAGACTCCATCAGATAATCATAGTCTAGTAACCATTGAAAGACCTTGTGAAAGCTTAAACCAAAACTTCTCAG AGACAAGGGTTGTGATGAAGAGCCCCAAAGAAGTAATGAAGATTAGATCAAAACACATTGAAACCAAAGAGATTATAGAGAACAGTGTCTCTTCTCTTAACCATATGAGCTACGGTGGGTCTATGGTGTGTGGTGGCTATGAAGATAATGATAACTCTTATCAGGATCTTCTTCTTGATGTGCCGTCAAATGGATCATTCCCTCAGGCAGAGCTTCTTCACATGATATGA
- the LOC106400640 gene encoding GATA transcription factor 27-like isoform X1, with amino-acid sequence MGKQGPCYHCGVTSTPLWRNGPPEKPVLCNACGSRWRTKGSLVNYTPLHARAEGDEVEIEDRRGGQKMMMINGMSMNRKRKPYQESFTFKRTSLEFSNGFKKRVLEEEASNNRSSSGSVVSNSESCDQSNAWETSFAACRKRTCVGRPKAASSSVEKLTKDLFSILQEQQSSCCVSGTSEEELLFENESPMVIGHGSVLLRDPREDSEASSLLVESSKSSSIHSHNFGAKAIKQEQLKRTKSQVLGRHSLPLCNIDLKYVFNFDEFKEKFTKEEQQTLMKLLPQVDLPDSLLSMFESSQFKENFSLFQQLVADGVFGTSTSSSGSKLEEFKTLAKLALSDPDKSHLLESYQMLKEQRKGIEDSSRVSNQTPSDNHSLVTIERPCESLNQNFSETRVVMKSPKEVMKIRSKHIETKEIIENSVSSLNHMSYGGSMVCGGYEDNDNSYQDLLLDVPSNGSFPQAELLHMI; translated from the exons ATGGGGAAGCAAGGGCCTTGCTATCACTGTGGAGTTACAA GCACACCTCTCTGGCGAAACGGGCCACCGGAGAAGCCGGTACTGTGCAATGCGTGTGGCTCCAGATGGAGAACGAAGGGATCACTAGTTAACTACACGCCACTTCATGCTCGTGCTGAAGGTGATGAGGTTGAGATTGAAGATCGAAGAGGTGGtcaaaagatgatgatgattaatGGAATGTCTATGAACAGAAAGAGGAAACCATACCAAGAAAGCTTCACATTTAAGAGAACCAGCTTGGAGTTCAGTAACGGTTTCAAGAAGAGGGTTTTAGAGGAAGAAGCTAGCAACAATAGGTCGAGTTCAGGGTCTGTtgtatcgaactcggagagcTGTGATCAGTCCAACGCGTGGGAAACGAGTTTTGCTGCTTGTAGGAAGAGGACGTGTGTGGGGCGTCCGaaggctgcttcttcttctgttgAGAAGCTCACAAAGGATCTCTTTAGTATTCTACAGGAACAGCAGTCTTCTTGTTGTGTCTCTGGTACTTCGGAGGAAGAGTTGCTGTTTGAGAATGAGTCACCGATGGTGATAGGACATGGGAGTGTTCTTTTGAGAGATCCTCGTGAGGACTCTGAGGCTAGCTCGCTCTTGGTTGAGAGCAGCAAGTCCTCATCAATACATTCTCATAACTTTGGTGCAAAAGCTATAAAGCAGGAGCAACTCAAGAG GACCAAATCTCAAGTCTTGGGGAGACATAGTTTACCACTCTGTAACATAGATTTGAAG TATGTTTTCAACTTTGATGAGTTCAAAGAAAAATTCACAAAGGAAGAGCAACAAACACTGATGAAACTACTTCCTCAAGTTGATCTTCCTGATAG CCTCTTGAGCATGTTTGAGAGTTCTCAGTTCAAAGAAAACTTCTCCTTGTTTCAGCAACTAGTCGCAGATGGTGTCTTTGGAACATCAACTTCTTCCTCTGGATCAAAACTTGAAGAGTTTAAGACACTTGCAAAGCTTGCTTTATCCGATCCTGACAAATCCCATTTGTTGGAAAGCTATCAGATGCTCAAG GAACAGAGAAAAGGGATTGAAGACTCATCAAGGGTCTCAAACCAGACTCCATCAGATAATCATAGTCTAGTAACCATTGAAAGACCTTGTGAAAGCTTAAACCAAAACTTCTCAG AGACAAGGGTTGTGATGAAGAGCCCCAAAGAAGTAATGAAGATTAGATCAAAACACATTGAAACCAAAGAGATTATAGAGAACAGTGTCTCTTCTCTTAACCATATGAGCTACGGTGGGTCTATGGTGTGTGGTGGCTATGAAGATAATGATAACTCTTATCAGGATCTTCTTCTTGATGTGCCGTCAAATGGATCATTCCCTCAGGCAGAGCTTCTTCACATGATATGA
- the LOC125599559 gene encoding bax inhibitor 1-like has translation MDSFSSFFDSQPGSRSWSYDSLKNLRQISPAVQNHLKRVYLTLCCALVASAFGAYLHVLWNIGGILTTIGCFGSMIWLLSSPPYEQQKRLSLLFLSAVLEGASVGPLIKLAVDFDPSILVTAFVGTAIAFICFSGAAMLARRREYLYLGGLLSSGLSMLMWLQFASSIFGGSASIFKFELYFGLLIFVGYMVVDTQDIIEKAHLGDMDYVKHSLTLFTDFVAVFVRVLIIMLKNSADKEDKKKRRRN, from the exons aTGGATTCATTCTCGTCCTTCTTCGATTCTCAACCAGGAAGCAGAAGCTGGAGCTATGATTCTCTCAAAAACCTCCGTCAGATCTCTCCCGCCGTCCAGAATCATCTCAAGAGG GTTTATCTCACTCTGTGTTGTGCTCTCGTTGCGTCTGCGTTTGGAGCTTACCTCCACGTGCTCTGGAACATCGGTGGTATTCTCACTACCATTGGATGCTTTGGAAGCATGATTTGGCTGCTCTCCTCTCCTCCTTATGAGCAA CAAAAGAGGCTTTCACTTCTGTTCCTGTCTGCTGTTCTCGAAGGTGCTTCAGTTGGTCCCTTGATCAAACTGGCAGTTGATTTTGACCCAAG CATCCTCGTCACTGCGTTTGTCGGAACTGCGATAGCCTTTATCTGTTTCTCAGGGGCAGCGATGTTGGCAAGACGCAGAGAGTACCTCTACCTCGGAGGACTGCTTTCGTCTGGCTTGTCAATGCTAATGTGGCTTCAGTTTGCCTCTTCCATCTTTGGTGGCTCTGCATCCATCTTTAAGTTTGAG CTCTACTTTGGACTCTTGATCTTTGTGGGATACATGGTGGTGGACACTCAAGATATTATAGAGAAGGCCCACCTCGGTGACATGGATTACGTGAAACATTCGTTGACTCTTTTCACCGATTTTGTAGCTGTGTTTGTTCGTGTTCTCATCATTATG CTGAAGAACTCGGCAGATAAAGAAGATaaaaagaagaggaggaggaactGA